The following coding sequences are from one Diospyros lotus cultivar Yz01 chromosome 7, ASM1463336v1, whole genome shotgun sequence window:
- the LOC127806501 gene encoding dynein light chain 1, cytoplasmic-like, translated as MLEGKGVVKETDMEEKVQVEAMAAASEALDLYDVFDCISIAAHIKKEFDRKYGCGWQCVVGSNFGCFFSHSHGTFIYFALENLKFLIFKAAFS; from the exons atgttggaAGGGAAAGGGGTGGTGAAAGAAACAGACATGGAAGAGAAGGTGCAGGTGGAAGCCATGGCAGCTGCTTCTGAAGCTCTTGATCTCTATGATGTCTTTGACTGCATCTCCATTGCAGCCCACATCAAGAAG GAATTTGACAGAAAATATGGGTGCGGGTGGCAATGTGTGGTGGGTTCCAACTTTGGCTGTTTCTTCTCTCATTCACATGGAACTTTCATCTACTTTGCGCTTGAGAACCTCAAATTTCTCATCTTCAAGGCTGCCTTTAGCTAA
- the LOC127806500 gene encoding uncharacterized protein LOC127806500, producing MPQDSLRSAVYRSFVTCDDPKGVVECGTIRKSKSKPKRLENKVESQKMPKNSESSSEYKEERKEKASKSISEGLHIPSSFQLMEVSKGAHKLNRMIDSWSKGSDGHSEELAKDLLKGALDLQDSLIMLGKLQKASQYMTKLKKKQKEKFNQERIDGLGFQRTNSRSLVDQNYQVEFQKSRLSADGSSRDCFEELRTAIRDGLAKQNLLPPNFTEKNACSDRRTLDSASDIASTSSSQSSMVNFHSLFSSDSSLSSKAPHKSKGSNLIAKLMGLEEFPLQEAQTGPCKQLESEKISSQKRPMFEVDMPKARKPHSASYKVYTEQRKLKEIVETMHFKGLLKCSSPEAFRHSNASKSRKQFTEDSPPIVLIKPLRVSRGEVEDNHLQKFMHDAGALQVRKFKIKEPQPRTTDQREGALNSSEMSGRLEGEETGTPIKRVTHKRYKNLKGEEKAELVKRNEKLSSSKLKDCVPANQQQRKKAVEKKVDRTQKETAHRKKPSEVEHVKSKVAPKSHDQAKVASTKERKPEIGLNITKNRITQRKTISASVISKHKTTAISHDYGGVKKSVKVEKQVKEPLAVTLVVEDVGGKHGNEGFNHSCEEECDMTSTITTEDQDQLFTEEGTDPSDLQIKDQFDCSQNAMCNVTPETEQPKSDVKLAEETNYCSSHNSTKEKWFRTEANEKDLFLSSPSFLSTAQELFNVDTNQAILLQTSSQYDCVDDTRLLLDCANELLQRKRRQCTETKRPSLTALARNFNISISLSHLVDEVYNGIENLRSYSKNDAEKLPSDNVNAVLEKDLKSEGAVSGGWDWGWRHEFTVQEVEQVVGDIEKLVFNVLIENLLTDFLL from the exons ATGCCTCAAGACAGTCTCAGATCAGCTGTGTACAGATCCTTTGTTACATGCGACGATCCGAAAGGTGTGGTTGAATGTGGGACAATCAGAAAATCCAAGAGCAAACCTAAGAGATTGGAGAATAAAGTCGAAAGCCAAAAAATGCCTAAGAATTCTGAGTCATCTTCTGAAtacaaggaagaaagaaaggagaaggcCTCTAAGAGCATCTCTGAAGGCTTGCATATCCCATCTTCCTTTCAGCTTATGGAGGTATCAAAAGGGGCTCACAAGCTGAACCGGATGATAGATTCATGGTCAAAGGGGAGTGATGGGCATTCTGAAGAACTAGCGAAAGATTTGTTGAAAGGAGCTCTTGACTTGCAAGACTCTTTGATCATGCTTGGGAAGCTACAAAAAGCTTCTCAATATATGACCAAGTTGAAGAAAAAACAGAAGGAGAAATTCAACCAAGAAAGAATTGATGGGTTAGGGTTCCAGAGAACAAACTCCCGTTCCTTGGTAGATCAAAATTACCAAGTGGAATTTCAGAAGTCAAGACTCTCTGCTGATGGTTCTTCAAGGGATTGCTTTGAGGAGCTTAGGACAGCAATCAGAGACGGCCTTGCAAAGCAAAATCTTCTACCGCCTAATTTCACTGAAAAGAATGCTTGTTCTGATAGACGAACCCTGGACTCAGCTTCAGACATTGCCTCCACTAGCTCAAGCCAGTCCTCGATGGTTAACTTCCACAGCCTTTTCTCATCTGACAGTTCTCTATCATCAAAGGCTCCACACAAGTCAAAAGGCTCAAATTTGATTGCCAAGCTTATGGGTCTTGAAGAATTTCCCTTGCAAGAAGCGCAGACTGGCCCCTGTAAACAGTTAGAAAGCGAGAAAATTTCAAGTCAAAAAAGACCCATGTTTGAAGTTGATATGCCCAAGGCAAGGAAGCCTCATTCTGCCTCTTATAAGGTGTATACAGAACAGAGGAAGCTGAAAGAAATAGTTGAAACTATGCACTTTAAGGGGCTTCTAAAATGCAGTTCTCCTGAAGCTTTTCGTCATTCTAATGCCTCCAAATCAAGAAAGCAGTTCACTGAAGATTCCCCACCTATCGTACTTATAAAACCTCTGCGTGTTTCACGTGGTGAAGTTGAAGACAATCACCTGCAAAAGTTTATGCATGATGCGGGCGCTCTTCAAGtcagaaaattcaaaataaaagaacCTCAACCCAGGACCACAGACCAGAGGGAAGGAGCATTGAATTCCAGTGAGATGTCTGGAAGACTCGAAGGAGAAGAGACAGGTACGCCAATCAAAAGGGTTACCCATAAAAGGTATAAAAACcttaaaggagaagaaaaagcagAATTAGTCAAGAGAAATGAGAAGCTGTCTTCTAGTAAGTTGAAAGATTGTGTACCTGCAAATCAGCAACAGAGAAAGAAAGCAGTTGAGAAGAAAGTAGATAGGACACAAAAAGAGACCGCTCACAGAAAGAAACCATCAGAAGTGGAGCATGTGAAATCTAAAGTTGCTCCTAAATCTCACGATCAAGCCAAAGTGGCCtccacaaaagaaagaaaacctgAGATTGGGTTGAACATCACAAAGAATCGTATAACCCAAAGAAAAACTATATCAGCAAGTGTcatttcaaaacacaaaacaacaGCCATATCTCATGACTATGGTGGTGTGAAAAAGAGTGTGAAGGTTGAGAAACAAGTCAAGGAGCCTTTGGCCGTAACTTTAGTT GTTGAAGATGTTGGAGGCAAGCATGGTAATGAAGGGTTTAACCATAGCTGTGAAGAGGAATGTGATATGACAAGTACTATCACAACTGAAGATCAAGATCAACTCTTTACTGAAGAAGGGACAGATCCTTCTGATCTTCAGATTAAAG ACCAATTTGATTGCAGCCAGAATGCTATGTGCAATGTGACACCAGAGACTGAGCAACCCAAAAGCGATGTCAAATTGGCTGAAGAAACTAATTACTGCAGCAGTCACAATAGTACCAAGGAGAAATGGTTCAGAACTGAAGCCAACGAAAAAGATCTGTTTTTGAGCAGTCCATCATTCCTTAGTACTGCACAGGAGCTCTTTAATGTCGATACTAACCAGGCCATACTTTTACAGACAAGTAGTCAATATGATTGTGTAGACGATACCAGACTCTTGTTGGACTGTGCAAACGAACTTCTGCAACGTAAAAGGCGTCAATGTACAGAAACCAAACGTCCATCCTTAACAGCTCTGGCGAGGAATTTCAACATCTCCATATCGCTTTCCCACCTGGTGGATGAAGTGTACAATGGAATTGAGAATTTGAGAAGCTACAGTAAGAATGATGCCGAGAAACTTCCCTCTGACAATGTTAATGCAGTTCTGGAGAAAGACCTGAAGTCGGAGGGGGCGGTGAGCGGGGGATGGGACTGGGGCTGGAGGCATGAATTTACAGTGCAAGAAGTCGAGCAAGTTGTAGGTGACATAGAGAAGCTAGTTTTCAATGTACTGATAGAGAATTTGCTTACAGATTTTCTGCTTTAG